GCTTCTTGTAATGGCCAAAGAGTAGCAagagttaatatttaattatatgctATAGTAGCAAgagttaatatttgaataattaaatattaattattgttacttatttatgttattacCTGGACGTAATATTGATTATCGTCTTCGTGTAATTCAAATATGACAGTGCTGCTATAGGAAGGGATCTCGTAGTCAAAGTTATCTAATACTACGAGTATAGGCGCAATAGTTAATTCATGAGCAGCATACATAAACGCTTTTCGAGTATCCGTCCCATTTATATGGTTGTCAACGTTTTTTAACCATTCCTGAATCCATATTCCTGTGAAACAAGATAatcaattattgtattaaGTATTTAGGCTATCAGGCTATTggcaaatctaataaatttctaatatatatgtcggccatattgaatccaccattttgaatttccaaattttaatgTCATATTCATAATCAGCGATCNNNNNNNNNNTTTCTAcgcaaatataataaatttctaaaatatatgtcggccatattgaatccgccattttgaatttcgaaattctgatgCAAGATTCATCATCAACGACCATAGAAACCATAACCGGGGATTTTGAATATTGGAAGATTTTTCAGCTGTTTTCCTcaccaaaataaaaacaagaaatcaGACTACTGTTGTaagaaattttggaaaatgatTCTATCTGTAGAACtaaaaaaactcaaaatttctTGCACCTTTAGTTCAATAGCTTTTATAGCCTAATATACTAATACCACTAATGTAATGAATAAGTACTATATGCtaacaagtaaatattatcttattaaaatatgCTATCGTTAAGAATGTTGCGCATATCATTAACAAAAAGtacaataaacattttaaacttACCACCCGATAGCTGTCTCAATTCTGGTGTCCAAGTTCGaatcaaaatatcaaacgTGGCCAgttcgttcaattttccatttggGAAAACCTTTTTCGTCCATTTAGGTAATTCCAAGCCAATATCtctctattatattatattaaataaatattaaaaatatactaaatatattatattttaatattaaaaaaatatataataaatatataaaaaaagtaataaataataaatataaaaaattgaaatattacaaatatcaaagattataaaatattaaaaagtattataaatttaaagcgtATCTGTagtatatgtaataatattgttcaCCTGCGCGTACAACATTTGACGCAAACTGAATATGTTGCGTTGCGTGATGTTGCCCCCTGTATGTTGAGACAGGTATCGATAAATCTCtctattttgtttcataatattCATCACATTCGCGTCCGTCTTTTCCACGTGTTCTCTCCATTTCTTTGCATTCGCGCAAAACAGGCCAATATAAAGATAATCAGTCGAGTATGCTGGCGCCCATACTGGTATAGGTTGCCAATCTAAATATGGATTCCACCTGTAACATTAATTCATTTCAGTTTTATCGATCAATGTTTCtttacagtttaaaaaaaaagcttcgTTAACAATTTAGAATCATCTTTACATTTGTTCTTTGCACGGTGGATACAATCCAGCTGCCACCAATTCGGCAGACATTACCACTCTCTCTATTTCATCCGCGCGAAACCAGACGACatctttcgaataaattgttccCAAGAATTCGTCGTACCTTTCCCGAAAGTATTGGCCAAGCTTGTACGCCGACATTTTACCaacctacaaaaatttatagatTCTCGTATATTagatacagggtgttccaaaaatgtggGAAGTTCTTGAAAGGGGTTCacaaggtgatttgaaacaactttttcctttggaaaaatgttgtccgacgCTTCGTTCTggagatattaatagaaactccacgaccaatcagagcgcgagtgtCCCGGCGGCacgcccgcggtaggcgtgaGCTGCACGCTAGGCACCCGCCCTCTACCGGCagactcgcgctctgattggtccgagttaatatctccataacgaaacttcggacaatattttcgcagaggaaaaaattgtttcaaatcacctcccgaacaacccctttcaaggtgttacaacatttttgggacaccctgtatacagtcaatcccataaatattgaTAGGAAGACatgtgtttaaattaaataataggtttgacATActggaataattttcttttataaatatatacatgtatacaatatacagggtgtcccaaaaatgttggaggtcatAGAAACGGGTGGTTCGATTACTTCCGATTGTTCAACATTTAGTCGATAACATAGGtagcaattatttaattatctacaattctacagggtgtcctagaAATCTTTGAATGGcctggttcgggaggtgatttgaaacaactttttccgtagcgaaaatgttgttcgaggcttcgttaaggaaatattaacagaaaaccccgcgaccaatcagagcgcgagtatttCGGCGGCacgcccgcggtaggcgtgggcTACGCGTTAGGCGAGCGCCCTCCGCTGGCacactcgcgctctgattggtccggcgttttctcttaatatctccttaacaaagcgtcggacaatattttcgctaaggaaaaagttgttttaaatcacctcccgaacccctttcaaggacctccaacatttttgggacttTCCTCCCACGTCACagcatactttttagtgcagttttaatgtttctcgaagtcggttatattttttttttccaataattaatttattcgtat
This region of Hylaeus volcanicus isolate JK05 chromosome 9, UHH_iyHylVolc1.0_haploid, whole genome shotgun sequence genomic DNA includes:
- the LOC128881772 gene encoding venom acid phosphatase Acph-1-like, yielding MNIAWTLTIIACQFYFQPCLAELKLIQTVFRHGNRMPTAGGTLYPNDPYANISYEPAGHGGLTNVGKMSAYKLGQYFRERYDEFLGTIYSKDVVWFRADEIERVVMSAELVAAGLYPPCKEQMWNPYLDWQPIPVWAPAYSTDYLYIGLFCANAKKWREHVEKTDANVMNIMKQNREIYRYLSQHTGGNITQRNIFSLRQMLYAQRDIGLELPKWTKKVFPNGKLNELATFDILIRTWTPELRQLSGGIWIQEWLKNVDNHINGTDTRKAFMYAAHELTIAPILVVLDNFDYEIPSYSSTVIFELHEDDNQYYVQVFYRNKDQIRTLRLPGCDDMCPLVTFKNIVAPLLPRDVPTLCGNTQESKSALKQQSNY